One window of Elaeis guineensis isolate ETL-2024a chromosome 11, EG11, whole genome shotgun sequence genomic DNA carries:
- the LOC140852444 gene encoding LOW QUALITY PROTEIN: uncharacterized protein (The sequence of the model RefSeq protein was modified relative to this genomic sequence to represent the inferred CDS: inserted 1 base in 1 codon): MCQCFFLPHSPSRISFCFPSPPMMSRRRTLRSTAPAMHSNPSPPLPSQHHPPQEEQSQQQQQAIEYHNQTKHSLTTGYARGPRGLDWANQPNPFLRFLSSPLLPLLHFPPLPGDSPLYHSLFSSFPSPPHPISRASLSRLLYDSLSLSAWKTTGLSTWSLRVNPSSGNLHPXEAHLLSPPLPDDNSPFSSSPFLAHYSPKDHSLELRARLETSSLFPNHAGSQLLLVLSSIFWREAWKYGERALRYCNHDAGHALAAVALAAASLGWDARLLDGLGHEDLDRLLGLYRANPSPPSQLPDRPVRGRFPWIESQHPDCALLLFPFGAAPSVDYSALSAALSRFPSLAWLGTPNSLSKDHVCWDIIYRTAEAVKKPPTPSDGFSVNPFHKSGLISESLYKGLTVREVVRKRRSAVDMDGVHVMQRETFYQILLHCLPSGEVGPGEKQGKQFALPFRVLTWDAEVHAALFVHKVANLPQGLYFLVRNEDHFDSLRRAMRSQFEWVKPEGCPAGLPLYRLARGNCQELAKQLSCHQDIASDGCFSLGMVARFEPVLRERNAWMYPRLFWETGVLGQVLYLEAHAVGISATGIGCYFDDAVHEVLGLKDLEFQSLYHFTVGSPVLDKRIMSLPAYPGPGVDA, from the exons ATGTGCCAGTGCTTCTTCCTTCCTCACTCTCCTTCCCGAATCTCTTTCTGCTTCCCCTCCCCTCCcatgatgtcaagaagaagaacgCTCCGCTCCACCGCCCCAGCCATGCACTCcaatccctcccctcctctcccttCCCAACATCACCCACCCCAAGAAGAGCAAAgccagcagcagcagcaggccATCGAGTACCACAACCAGACCAAGCATTCCCTCACCACCGGCTACGCCCGCGGCCCCCGCGGCCTCGACTGGGCCAACCAGCCCAACCCTTTCCTCCGCTTCCTCTCCtcccctctcctccctctcctccACTTCCCCCCTCTCCCCGGCGACTCCCCTCTCTACCACTCCCTTTTCTCTTCGTTTCCTTCACCACCTCACCCCATCTCCCGTGCCTCCCTCTCCCGCCTCCTCTAcgactccctctccctctccgccTGGAAGACCACCGGCCTCTCCACCTGGTCCCTCCGCGTCAACCCCAGCAGCGGCAACCTCCACC CCGAAGCCCACCTCCTTTCGCCACCTCTCCCCGACGACAACTCACCTTTCTCCTCTTCCCCTTTCCTGGCCCATTACTCCCCCAAGGACCACTCCCTCGAGCTCCGCGCCCGCCTCGAAACCTCTTCCCTCTTCCCCAATCATGCCGGCTCCCAGCTCCTCCTCGTTCTATCTTCTATCTTCTGGCGCGAGGCCTGGAAATACGGGGAGCGCGCCCTCCGCTACTGCAACCACGACGCCGGCCACGCCCTCGCCGCCGTCGCCCTCGCCGCCGCTTCCCTCGGCTGGGACGCGCGCCTTCTCGACGGCCTCGGCCACGAGGACCTAGACCGCCTCCTCGGCCTCTACCGCGCCAACCCTTCGCCGCCTTCCCAGCTCCCCGACCGACCCGTCCGCGGCCGCTTCCCCTGGATCGAATCCCAGCATCCCGACTGCGCCCTCCTCCTCTTCCCCTTCGGCGCTGCGCCCTCCGTCGACTACTCCGCGCTCAGCGCCGCCCTGTCCCGGTTTCCGTCTTTGGCCTGGCTCGGGACCCCCAATTCTCTCAGCAAGGACCATGTTTGCTGGGATATCATCTACCGGACGGCCGAGGCCGTGAAGAAGCCACCGACGCCCAGCGACGGTTTCTCCGTGAATCCCTTCCACAAGAGCGGATTGATATCAGAAAGTTTATACAAAGGTCTCACGGTTCGGGAGGTGGTCAGGAAGCGGAGGAGTGCGGTTGATATGGATGGCGTTCATGTGATGCAGAGGGAAACTTTCTATCAGATACTGTTGCATTGCCTTCCTTCGGGGGAGGTGGGACCGGGGGAGAAGCAGGGGAAGCAATTCGCACTGCCATTCAGGGTTCTGACGTGGGATGCGGAGGTGCATGCTGCTCTGTTTGTTCACAAGGTCGCGAATTTGCCTCAGGGCTTGTATTTCTTGGTGAGGAATGAGGACCATTTCGATAGCCTCAGGCGGGCGATGAGATCGCAGTTTGAGTGGGTAAAGCCGGAGGGTTGCCCTGCTGGCCTCCCCTTGTATAGGCTTGCAAGAGGGAACTGTCAGGAGCTGGCCAAGCAGCTGTCTTGCCATCAG GACATTGCCTCAGATGGGTGCTTCAGCCTAGGCATGGTAGCTCGTTTTGAGCCAGTTCTGCGTGAAAGGAATGCTTGGATGTATCCTCGTCTATTCTGGGAGACTGGAGTTCTTGGTCAAGTATTATACCTCGAAGCACATGCTGTTGGGATATCCGCAACTGGAATTGGTTGCTACTTTGATGATGCTG TTCATGAGGTTCTTGGCCTGAAAGATTTGGAGTTCCAGAGCCTGTATCATTTCACTGTTGGAAGCCCTGTGTTAGACAAGCGAATTATGAGCCTTCCTGCATATCCAGGCCCTGGAGTGGATGCATAA
- the LOC140852445 gene encoding pentatricopeptide repeat-containing protein At4g25270, chloroplastic-like, which yields MELHAGVLPASFASFFLVRGSSRRRKRERGEPPPKLVPKRINTLAYPKSSPTPLLLAPHRAPLTRDQALDRILADLDSALARGVHVEASIFASLLEACSQMRSLRHGVRLRRLIPPALLHRNPELSARLLRFYASCGRVDKAHQLFDQMPRRFKNSAFPWNSLISGYTELGLYEDAMALYYQMEEEGVEPDRFTFPRVLKACAGIGSVSHGEAIHRHIVRSGFGTDIFVLNALVDMYSKCGDIQKARQIFDKIPDRDPVSWNSMIKGYIRHELPLEALDICRRMLADGIEPDSITISSMLSGFSLPSTNKLGLQIHGWVLRHGLEWNLSVANSLVGMYSEHNQLDRARSIFESMPEKDLVSWNAIIHAHRRDHRVLTMFQSMEDSGVLPDQVTFVSLLSACANLGLVEDGRRLFSEMEERYKITRGMEHYGCTVNMLGRAGLVGEAYELISKQMPFDGGPTVWGALLYACSVHGNDDIGEIAAERLFELEPDNELNFELLMKIYRQAGRLEELEKVRMLMRERGLESES from the coding sequence ATGGAGCTCCACGCGGGTGTTTTGCCCGCTTCATTTGCTTCCTTCTTTCTCGTTCGCGGCAGCTCCCGCAGAAGGAAGCGGGAAAGGGGCGAACCTCCTCCTAAACTCGTTCCCAAACGCATCAACACCCTCGCCTACCCCAAATCCTCTCCCACTCCTCTCCTCCTCGCCCCACACCGCGCCCCCCTCACCCGCGACCAGGCCCTCGATCGCATCCTCGCCGACCTCGACTCCGCTCTCGCCCGCGGCGTCCATGTCGAAGCCTCCATCTTCGCCTCCCTTCTCGAGGCATGCTCCCAGATGCGCTCCCTCCGCCACGGCGTGCGTCTCCGCCGCCTCATCCCTCCCGCCCTCCTCCACCGGAACCCCGAACTCTCCGCCAGGCTCCTCCGCTTCTATGCCTCATGCGGCCGCGTCGATAAAGCCCACCAACTGTTCGACCAAATGCCGCGTCGATTTAAGAACAGCGCCTTCCCTTGGAACTCCCTCATCTCCGGCTACACCGAGCTGGGTCTATACGAAGACGCCATGGCTCTATATTACCAGATGGAGGAGGAGGGCGTCGAGCCCGACCGGTTCACCTTCCCTCGAGTTCTCAAGGCCTGTGCTGGAATCGGGTCGGTGAGCCACGGCGAGGCCATCCACCGCCACATTGTTCGCTCGGGCTTCGGCACTGATATCTTTGTGCTCAATGCGCTCGTGGATATGTACTCCAAGTGCGGCGACATCCAGAAAGCCCGGCAGATTTTCGACAAGATTCCCGACAGAGATCCGGTCTCATGGAATTCGATGATAAAGGGTTACATACGACATGAACTTCCTCTCGAGGCCTTGGACATCTGCAGAAGAATGCTTGCAGACGGGATCGAGCCAGACTCTATCACCATCTCATCAATGCTCTCTGGGTTCTCTTTGCCTTCCACCAACAAACTGGGGCTTCAAATTCATGGTTGGGTTCTCCGACATGGGCTCGAGTGGAATTTATCAGTCGCAAATTCTTTGGTCGGAATGTACTCCGAACACAACCAATTGGATCGAGCTCGGTCGATATTTGAATCGATGCCAGAAAAGGATTTGGTCTCTTGGAATGCTATAATTCATGCTCACCGTAGGGATCATCGAGTGCTTACCATGTTTCAGAGCATGGAGGATTCAGGGGTGCTGCCAGACCAAGTCACTTTCGTATCGTTGCTCTCGGCATGTGCGAATTTGGGATTGGTGGAGGATGGCCGGAGGTTGTTCTCGGAGATGGAGGAGAGATACAAGATAACACGAGGAATGGAGCACTATGGATGCACGGTGAACATGTTGGGCAGAGCAGGGTTGGTAGGTGAGGCTTATGAGCTCATATCGAAGCAGATGCCATTCGATGGCGGACCGACGGTGTGGGGGGCGTTGTTGTATGCTTGCTCAGTGCATGGGAATGATGACATAGGAGAGATTGCAGCAGAGAGATTGTTTGAGTTGGAACCTGACAATGAGCTTAATTTTGAGCTGTTGATGAAGATTTATAGGCAGGCAGGAAGATTGGAAGAGTTGGAGAAGGTGAGGATGTTGATGAGGGAGAGAGGATTGGAATCAGAGTCTTGA
- the LOC105054269 gene encoding uncharacterized protein, producing the protein MCQCFFLPHSPSRISFCFPSPPMMSRRRTLRSTAPAMHSNPSPPLPSQHHPPQEEQSQQQQQAIEYHNQTKHSLTTGYARGPRGLDWANQPNPFLRFLSSPLLPLLHFPPLPGDSPLYHSLFSSFPSPPHPISHASLSRLLYDSLSLSAWKTTGLSTWSLRVNPSSGNLHPTEAHLLSPPLPDDNSPFSSSPFLAHYSPKDHSLELRARLETSSLFPNHAGSQLLLVLSSIFWREAWKYGERALRYCNHDAGHALAAVALAAASLGWDARLLDGLGHEDLDRLLGLYRANPSPPSQLPDRPVRGRFPWIESQHPDCALLLFPFGAASSVDYSALSAALSRFPSLAWLGTPNSLSKDHVCWDIIYRTAEAVKKPPTPSDGFSVNPFHQSGLISESLYRGLTVREVVRKRRSAVDMDGVHVMQRETFYQILLHCLPSGEVGPGEKQGKQFALPFRVLTWDAEVHAALFVHKVANLPQGLYFLVRNEDHFDSLRRAMRSQFEWVKPEGCPAGLPLYRLARGNCQELAKQLSCHQDIASDGCFSLGMVARFEPVLRERNAWMYPRLFWETGVLGQVLYLEAHAVGISATGIGCYFDDAVHEVLGLKDLEFQSLYHFTVGSPVLDKRIMSLPAYPGPGVDA; encoded by the exons ATGTGCCAGTGCTTCTTCCTTCCTCACTCTCCTTCCCGAATCTCTTTCTGCTTCCCCTCCCCTCCcatgatgtcaagaagaagaacgCTCCGCTCCACCGCCCCAGCCATGCACTCcaatccctcccctcctctcccttCCCAACATCACCCACCCCAAGAAGAGCAAAgccagcagcagcagcaggccATCGAGTACCACAACCAGACCAAGCATTCCCTCACCACCGGCTACGCCCGCGGCCCCCGCGGCCTCGACTGGGCCAACCAGCCCAACCCTTTCCTCCGCTTCCTCTCCtcccctctcctccctctcctccACTTCCCCCCTCTCCCCGGCGACTCCCCTCTCTACCACTCCCTTTTCTCTTCGTTTCCTTCACCACCTCACCCCATCTCCCATGCCTCCCTCTCCCGCCTCCTCTAcgactccctctccctctccgccTGGAAGACCACCGGCCTCTCCACCTGGTCCCTCCGCGTCAACCCCAGCAGCGGCAACCTCCACCCCACCGAAGCCCACCTCCTTTCGCCACCTCTCCCCGACGACAACTCACCTTTCTCCTCTTCCCCTTTCCTGGCCCATTACTCCCCCAAGGACCACTCCCTCGAGCTCCGCGCCCGCCTCGAAACCTCTTCCCTCTTCCCCAATCATGCCGGCTCCCAGCTCCTCCTCGTTCTATCTTCTATCTTCTGGCGCGAGGCCTGGAAATACGGGGAGCGCGCCCTCCGCTACTGCAACCACGACGCCGGCCACGCCCTCGCCGCCGTCGCCCTCGCCGCCGCTTCCCTCGGCTGGGACGCGCGCCTTCTCGACGGCCTCGGCCACGAGGACCTAGACCGCCTCCTCGGCCTCTACCGCGCCAACCCTTCGCCGCCTTCCCAGCTCCCCGACCGACCCGTCCGCGGCCGCTTCCCCTGGATCGAATCCCAGCATCCCGACTGCGCCCTCCTCCTCTTCCCCTTCGGCGCTGCGTCCTCCGTCGACTACTCCGCGCTCAGCGCCGCCCTGTCCCGGTTTCCGTCTTTGGCCTGGCTCGGGACCCCCAATTCTCTCAGCAAGGACCATGTTTGCTGGGATATCATCTACCGGACGGCCGAGGCCGTGAAGAAGCCACCGACGCCCAGTGACGGTTTCTCCGTGAATCCCTTCCACCAGAGCGGATTGATATCAGAAAGTTTATACAGAGGTCTCACGGTTCGGGAGGTGGTCAGGAAGCGGAGGAGTGCGGTTGATATGGATGGCGTTCATGTGATGCAGAGGGAAACTTTCTATCAGATACTGTTGCATTGCCTTCCTTCGGGGGAGGTGGGACCGGGGGAGAAGCAGGGGAAGCAATTCGCACTGCCATTCAGGGTTCTGACGTGGGATGCGGAGGTGCATGCTGCTCTGTTTGTTCACAAGGTCGCGAATTTGCCTCAGGGCTTGTATTTCTTGGTGAGGAATGAGGACCATTTCGATAGCCTCAGGCGGGCGATGAGATCGCAGTTTGAGTGGGTAAAGCCGGAGGGTTGCCCTGCTGGCCTCCCCTTGTATAGGCTTGCAAGAGGGAACTGTCAGGAGCTAGCCAAGCAGCTGTCTTGCCATCAG GACATTGCCTCAGATGGGTGCTTCAGCCTAGGCATGGTAGCTCGTTTTGAGCCAGTTCTGCGTGAAAGGAATGCTTGGATGTATCCTCGTCTATTCTGGGAGACTGGAGTTCTTGGTCAAGTATTATACCTCGAAGCACATGCTGTTGGGATATCCGCTACTGGAATTGGTTGCTACTTTGATGATGCTG